In Streptomyces thermolilacinus SPC6, a single genomic region encodes these proteins:
- a CDS encoding helix-turn-helix domain-containing protein yields the protein MTTEANGAQEPKGDADEPGWEVDPDDESGAAVVATVGRQLRLRREAAGLRAAEFGRLIGYGEDLVYKVEGGKRIPRPEYLDRADGVLKAGGLIAAMKKDVEEIRYPKKVRDLAKMEANAVEVGLYSNHNIHGLLQTEEHMRALFDVWLPAYTEEQMERIVAGRMARRAIFERSPAPALSFVQEEVTLRRPVGGRMVWRRQLERLLELGQLRNVTIQVMPTEQEEHHGTGGLIEVLKFPNGTAVGRSEGAFGGRPATDPKDVRVLELRYGMIRAHALTPRASRALIEKMLGET from the coding sequence TTGACGACGGAGGCGAACGGGGCGCAGGAGCCCAAGGGGGACGCGGACGAACCGGGGTGGGAGGTGGACCCGGACGACGAGTCGGGCGCGGCCGTCGTCGCGACGGTGGGACGCCAACTGCGGCTGCGCCGCGAGGCGGCCGGACTGAGGGCGGCCGAGTTCGGGCGGCTGATCGGGTACGGCGAGGACCTCGTCTACAAGGTCGAGGGCGGCAAGCGGATTCCCCGCCCGGAGTACCTGGACAGGGCCGACGGCGTCCTGAAGGCGGGTGGCCTGATCGCGGCGATGAAGAAGGACGTGGAGGAGATCAGATACCCGAAGAAGGTTCGGGACTTGGCGAAGATGGAAGCCAATGCGGTGGAGGTGGGCCTGTACAGCAACCACAACATTCATGGTCTGCTGCAGACGGAAGAGCACATGCGGGCGTTGTTCGACGTGTGGCTTCCCGCGTACACGGAAGAGCAGATGGAGCGCATCGTGGCTGGCCGCATGGCCAGGCGTGCCATCTTTGAACGCTCTCCCGCGCCCGCCCTCAGTTTTGTCCAGGAAGAGGTGACTCTTCGGCGCCCGGTCGGGGGCAGAATGGTCTGGCGTAGGCAGCTCGAACGGCTCTTGGAGCTTGGTCAGTTGCGGAACGTGACGATTCAGGTGATGCCGACCGAGCAGGAGGAGCACCACGGCACGGGTGGGCTGATCGAGGTGTTGAAATTCCCGAACGGCACTGCGGTAGGGCGTTCCGAGGGGGCATTCGGAGGTCGGCCCGCAACCGACCCAAAGGATGTCAGAGTCCTCGAACTGCGCTATGGCATGATCCGGGCGCACGCCCTCACGCCCCGAGCGTCGCGGGCCCTGATCGAGAAGATGCTGGGAGAGACATGA
- a CDS encoding ATP-binding protein: MNHKDPHLVARSGDLSMKLHPSRAGARLGRELAALWLRDHGVVRELADDALQLVAELAANAALHGRVPGRSFLLTLRLADGGRVLRVEAADTRAEAVPTSAPQAPPDDSESGRGLLIVAALADRWGVTEGPVPRKTVWAELDLVPEAAEPPQGSPAAPAREPGPVG; this comes from the coding sequence ATGAACCACAAGGACCCTCATCTCGTGGCGCGCTCGGGCGACTTGAGCATGAAGCTGCATCCCTCCCGCGCGGGCGCGCGGCTCGGGCGGGAGCTCGCCGCCCTGTGGCTGCGCGACCACGGCGTCGTACGGGAACTCGCCGACGACGCCCTCCAGCTCGTCGCCGAACTCGCCGCGAACGCCGCGCTGCACGGGCGCGTCCCCGGGCGGAGCTTCCTGCTGACCCTGCGCCTGGCCGACGGGGGCCGCGTCCTGCGGGTCGAGGCGGCCGACACGCGTGCCGAGGCGGTGCCCACGTCCGCGCCGCAGGCTCCCCCGGACGACAGCGAGAGCGGGCGCGGCCTGCTGATCGTCGCGGCGCTGGCCGACCGGTGGGGCGTGACGGAGGGCCCGGTACCGCGCAAGACGGTGTGGGCCGAGCTGGACCTCGTACCGGAGGCCGCCGAACCGCCGCAGGGCTCACCGGCCGCACCCGCCCGGGAGCCCGGTCCCGTCGGGTGA
- a CDS encoding peptidase inhibitor family I36 protein: MRKIMVTAAALAGVIVTAHPSAAGPLTPSSSASPAGALAGSFHAYSSTGFSGLDRWFSGNTGECKYVGDNWNDRIRSARTESATRVELWDNYNCTGGAIVIDRTGYGSIGAWVSAYRVAN; the protein is encoded by the coding sequence ATGCGCAAGATCATGGTCACGGCCGCGGCCCTGGCCGGCGTCATCGTCACCGCCCATCCGTCCGCCGCCGGACCCCTCACCCCCTCGTCCTCCGCCAGCCCCGCCGGCGCGCTGGCGGGCAGCTTCCACGCGTACTCCTCGACGGGCTTCTCCGGCCTGGACAGGTGGTTCTCCGGCAACACCGGGGAGTGCAAGTACGTCGGCGACAACTGGAACGACCGCATCCGTTCCGCCCGCACGGAGAGCGCCACGCGGGTGGAGCTGTGGGACAACTACAACTGCACGGGCGGCGCGATCGTCATCGACCGCACCGGCTACGGCAGCATCGGCGCCTGGGTCAGCGCCTACCGCGTCGCCAACTAG